Within Lolium rigidum isolate FL_2022 chromosome 5, APGP_CSIRO_Lrig_0.1, whole genome shotgun sequence, the genomic segment caatacaCACATTTGttccctctatttttgtaacctcaaatactgggatattacatggtCGGAGAAACTAACGTTTGTGATTTGTACCACCGAGTCATCccaaagaagaagaattccaCCCCTCGTCCCAATTGCCGCTCTCTCGGCAAAACTCTTTAACTGATTCCCCCCAATGTAGGAGGCATCAGCCGACGAAACAGATTCGAGCTTGGTTTCTTTGAGGCAAACAATCTGATAGGAGGAGGTTGCAATAATCTCGTGGACAGTGTCGCGACGGTCTTGATCGTTCAAACCCCTTATATTCCAACCCAGGATATTAAGCAGGGTGTCTAACATTGGATACAAAGCAAACCCAAACACAAGGAACCTAACAACTGGGCCAGCGTCTGAAGACAATTCCCAAAACCTGATACATGCACCAGCCTGGGAAGGCAGCTGACCGGAGCCCGAAAGCAACTAGCAGTACAACCCATGATTTAATCGTTTTCGTCCTGTAGAGAAAGGCTAAGCAGGAATCAACATGTCTAAACGCACTCCGTTAGCTAGCCCTCCACGATATAGGAAAACATTGAATATATGCATAAGAATGGCTGGATTTAAGAAATCTCCGCAGATCGGCCTAACTGAATCTGGGTACAAGAGGAAATCAAAGCCCATATGACCATAGAGCAGGAACGGAAACAAGGAGAACTGGTCAATAATTCAACTTATTAAATTTTGCTGTGTAACTCGTCACTGGTTTCTATTTTTCATGTCGAACGATACTGTTCACGCGTGTACGGATGTGTATATCCACTATATCTTGTTTGAGGCTTGAATGGTTGCAGCGAATCAAGGCATCGAAATCGGTGAAATTGGTGTGCTGGCTAGAAGAAAGGAGAAGCAGGTAGCAGCGCCATACCATTGCCCAGGACCAGATGAGCTACCACGATGTCTGTGTGCGTGACTTTATGTGTTGCGTATCCTCTACATATTTTGTTCTTTCATCCTCTACCACTTCTTTTCACCTGATTGATGGAAAACGAAGTATGCAACGCAGCCACGGCCAGAAACTCTGCGAGTCATCTTATTTCCCCACTGAATTGCATTCTAGATTCAGATAGAATATGCTCAGAATTTGACTACCAGCTTCTTGATTATTTTTCCCTTATCAGACTCATTGTGTCGCATCAAGGCGATACAAGTTTACACCCGGCCTCCACATATCCAGGATGCACTCTACCACATGAATTTGTTAGTTTTGAATTGGATCAGCTACCGTAATTGATTGATCATCACTGCAAATCTGAATTAAGCAGTCTTGGGTCAGAAATGACAATAAGCAACGAAGGAAGTAGGAGGACAGGACTAGTCACGCAATAAGCGTTTGCTTGGCAGTTGACATCACCATTCACTCCCacaaacacaaaggaagagaggTGTCCACATACATCACTCTCACCGTCGATCTGCCTGTCTGTTTACCAACAAGCTCATCATTATATTGAAGAAACATGAATGTTCTTGGGTCGAATCAGCTAGCTAATCAAATAGGCAAAACAAGGAAGATATCTCATTCAAGGAATTAACAGTATAGTTTACAATTAAAAATGATTTATTTTCAGAAGCAACTGCAATGCAGAACGTGTGACTGGAGAAGGATGACCGGAGTAGCTAGCTAGAGCTGGATGTGGTCGCAAGAGGTAACGATGGAAAGCGAGACGTCACCAACCGAACCGAAAGGCAGAATCCCCCTCCTTCCATCACACCTTTTCCCTCCACTTCTCCACCACTTCCTTGCCTCCACAATCACACCATCCTCCCCTGCTCTCCTCTGCTCCATTActtcctcctcgtcgtgctcgtcgccgtcgtcggaggAGAACAAGAAGAGGAAAGAGGATGTCGGACTGGGGTCCGGTGGTGATCGCGGTGGTGCTGTTCGTGCTGCTGTCGCCGGGGCTGCTGCTGCAGCTACCCGGGAAGCACCACTTCGTCGAGTTCGGCAACATGCACACCAGCGCCATGTCCATCCTCGTCCACGCCATCATCTACTTCGCGCTCGTCGCGctcttcgtcatcgtcatcggAGTACACATCACAACCGACTAGACCGGCTAGGCTAGCTAACAAGAGCCTTCAACTCATCCTGCCATGCCTCCTGTCTCtaatttcttcttcttcatcctctttatGTTCTTTTCTTTCTTCTGACTGATGCCCCTGTGTTCTTTCTTCCTCTCCATGCATATGTAACATTGTCCAAACTGCCATTAAATATCTCAGTTCCATATGGTGTACTTTTTGCACATATTATTTCTACTGTAATTTCTTTGAGTTCGTCAACCACTTCCACTCAGATCAGAACTAAATTTCT encodes:
- the LOC124652826 gene encoding uncharacterized protein LOC124652826 translates to MSDWGPVVIAVVLFVLLSPGLLLQLPGKHHFVEFGNMHTSAMSILVHAIIYFALVALFVIVIGVHITTD